One part of the Streptomyces lydicus genome encodes these proteins:
- a CDS encoding NUDIX domain-containing protein: MAGRRSAGLLLHRRSGDGVEVLLAHMGGPLWARRDTGAWTVPKGEYVPPEEALDAARREFEEELGMPPPDGRYVPLGDVRQSGGKVVTVWAVEGDLDPERIEPGTFEMEWPRGSGVLRSFPEIDKVAWFAPETAGERLIKGQRAFLERLLDHVSGDG; this comes from the coding sequence ATGGCGGGTAGGCGGAGCGCCGGGCTGCTGCTCCACCGCCGCTCCGGGGACGGCGTGGAGGTGCTGCTGGCGCACATGGGCGGGCCGCTGTGGGCCCGGCGCGACACCGGGGCGTGGACCGTCCCCAAGGGGGAGTACGTCCCTCCGGAGGAGGCGCTGGACGCGGCGCGCCGGGAGTTCGAGGAGGAGCTGGGCATGCCGCCGCCCGACGGGCGGTACGTGCCCCTGGGGGACGTCCGTCAGTCGGGCGGCAAGGTGGTGACCGTCTGGGCCGTCGAGGGCGACCTCGATCCGGAGCGGATCGAGCCCGGCACCTTCGAGATGGAGTGGCCGCGCGGTTCCGGGGTGCTCCGCAGCTTCCCGGAGATCGACAAGGTGGCGTGGTTCGCCCCGGAGACGGCCGGGGAGCGCCTGATCAAGGGCCAGCGGGCGTTCCTGGAACGGCTGCTGGACCACGTCTCCGGCGACGGCTGA
- a CDS encoding zinc-dependent alcohol dehydrogenase family protein: MKAAVISAPGKVEVTTVEDPTPGPREVVVSVAACGLCGTDLHILQGEFAPTLPVVPGHEFAGTVVATGSAVTELAEGDRVAVDPSLYCYECHYCRLGRNNLCERWAAIGVTTAGGAAEFAVAPVANCVKLPDHVRTEDAALIEPLSCAVRGYDILRSQQLGSQVLIYGSGTMGLMMLELAKRTGAAGVDIIDINPGRLATARALGCSNAAGSADELDRPRGWDVVIDATGNERAIQDALGRVGKGGTFLQFGVADYAARATIEPYRIYNQEITITGSMAVLHSYERAAELFAAGVLDPEVFISDRLPLDRYAEALTRFRAGEGRKIQVRP; the protein is encoded by the coding sequence ATGAAAGCCGCAGTGATCAGCGCCCCCGGCAAGGTCGAGGTCACCACCGTCGAGGACCCCACCCCCGGCCCCCGCGAGGTCGTGGTCTCGGTCGCCGCCTGCGGGCTGTGCGGCACCGATCTGCACATCCTCCAGGGCGAGTTCGCGCCCACCCTGCCGGTCGTGCCGGGCCACGAGTTCGCCGGGACCGTCGTCGCCACCGGCAGCGCGGTCACCGAACTCGCCGAGGGCGACCGGGTGGCCGTCGACCCCTCCCTCTACTGCTACGAGTGCCACTACTGCCGCCTCGGCCGCAACAACCTCTGTGAGCGCTGGGCCGCGATCGGCGTGACCACGGCCGGCGGCGCCGCCGAGTTCGCGGTCGCCCCCGTCGCCAACTGCGTCAAGCTGCCGGACCACGTACGCACCGAGGACGCGGCACTGATCGAGCCGCTGTCCTGCGCCGTCCGCGGCTACGACATCCTGCGCTCCCAGCAACTGGGCAGCCAGGTCCTCATCTACGGCTCCGGCACCATGGGCCTGATGATGCTGGAACTCGCCAAGCGCACCGGCGCGGCCGGCGTCGACATCATCGACATCAACCCCGGGCGGCTGGCCACCGCCCGCGCGCTGGGCTGCAGCAACGCGGCCGGCTCGGCGGACGAGCTGGACCGCCCGCGCGGCTGGGACGTGGTCATCGACGCCACCGGCAACGAGCGCGCCATCCAGGACGCGCTGGGCCGGGTCGGCAAGGGCGGCACCTTCCTCCAGTTCGGCGTGGCCGACTACGCGGCCCGCGCCACCATCGAGCCGTACCGCATCTACAACCAGGAGATCACCATCACCGGTTCGATGGCCGTCCTGCACAGCTACGAACGCGCCGCCGAGCTGTTCGCGGCGGGCGTTCTGGACCCGGAGGTCTTCATCAGCGACCGGCTCCCGCTGGACCGTTACGCGGAGGCACTGACACGGTTCCGGGCCGGGGAGGGACGCAAGATCCAGGTACGGCCGTGA
- a CDS encoding carbohydrate ABC transporter permease, with protein sequence MSVMTTAPRRRRTGGALGLVAWLCGIAFFLPVAWMVLTSFHSETDAATNPPSVGAGLSLHGYREFFGGGGGISPWPPLINSLTASVVSTLLVLALAVPAAYALAIKPVRKWSDVLFFFLSTKMLPLVAGLLPVYLVAQNAGMLDSIWLLVLLYTSMNLPIAVWMMRSFLAEVPVEMLEAASIDGAGLTTTLTRIVAPVAMPGIAATALISFIFSWNELLFARVLTGIVAGTAPVFLTGLVTSQGLFLAKVCAAATVISLPVIVAGFAAQDKLVQGLSLGAVK encoded by the coding sequence ATGAGCGTCATGACCACGGCTCCGCGCCGGCGGCGGACCGGCGGTGCGCTGGGCCTGGTGGCCTGGCTGTGCGGGATCGCCTTCTTCCTGCCCGTCGCCTGGATGGTGCTGACGTCGTTCCACAGCGAGACGGACGCGGCGACCAACCCGCCGAGCGTCGGCGCCGGACTGAGCCTGCACGGCTACCGCGAGTTCTTCGGCGGGGGCGGTGGCATCAGCCCCTGGCCGCCGCTGATCAACTCGCTGACCGCCTCGGTGGTTTCCACGCTCCTGGTGCTCGCCCTGGCGGTCCCGGCCGCCTACGCGCTGGCGATCAAGCCGGTACGCAAGTGGAGCGACGTGTTGTTCTTCTTCCTCTCCACGAAGATGCTGCCGCTGGTGGCCGGGCTGCTGCCGGTCTATCTCGTCGCCCAGAACGCCGGGATGCTCGACAGCATCTGGCTGCTGGTCCTCCTCTACACCTCGATGAACCTGCCGATCGCGGTGTGGATGATGCGCTCGTTCCTCGCCGAGGTGCCGGTGGAGATGCTGGAGGCCGCCTCGATCGACGGTGCGGGGCTGACCACCACGCTGACCCGGATCGTGGCGCCGGTCGCCATGCCCGGCATCGCCGCCACCGCCCTGATCTCCTTCATCTTCAGCTGGAACGAGCTGCTGTTCGCCCGGGTGCTGACCGGGATCGTGGCCGGCACCGCGCCGGTGTTCCTGACCGGACTCGTCACCAGCCAGGGCCTGTTCCTGGCCAAGGTGTGCGCCGCCGCCACCGTCATCTCCCTCCCGGTGATCGTCGCCGGGTTCGCCGCCCAGGACAAACTCGTCCAGGGCCTGTCGCTTGGAGCCGTGAAATGA
- a CDS encoding carbohydrate ABC transporter permease produces MSTQTTEPPRGTAAGPAGPAPAARARRTGRAKDWARRAPLLPALVFLVIVTQLPFVATVVISFTRWNALAPDNRGFAAFDNYRAVFTDPAMRSSVGTTVLLTVTVVLVSLLLGLGLALLLDRSFRGRGIVRTLLITPFLVVPVASALLWKHALYNASYGLLNGVLTWIWRLFGSDSPPQPDWMTDSPLAAVEVSLIWQWTPFMMLILLAGLQSRAGDAIEAARMDGASAFDVFRYLTLPHLRRYLELAALLGTVYVVQNFDAVFTITSGGLGTANLPYTIYQTFYQAHDYGRASAQGVVVVLCSLVVATFALRTVSSLLREEVTR; encoded by the coding sequence ATGTCTACGCAAACCACTGAGCCGCCCCGGGGCACCGCGGCCGGGCCGGCCGGCCCGGCGCCCGCCGCCCGGGCCCGCCGCACCGGACGGGCCAAGGACTGGGCCCGCCGGGCGCCGCTGCTGCCCGCGCTGGTCTTCCTCGTCATCGTCACCCAACTGCCGTTCGTGGCCACGGTGGTGATCTCCTTCACCCGGTGGAACGCGCTGGCCCCCGACAACCGCGGCTTCGCCGCCTTCGACAACTACCGGGCCGTCTTCACCGATCCGGCGATGCGGTCCTCGGTGGGCACCACGGTGCTGCTGACCGTGACCGTGGTGCTGGTCAGCCTGCTGCTGGGACTGGGCCTCGCGCTGCTGCTGGACCGCAGCTTCCGGGGCCGGGGCATCGTACGGACCCTGCTGATCACGCCGTTCCTGGTGGTGCCGGTCGCCTCCGCGCTGCTGTGGAAGCACGCCCTGTACAACGCCTCGTACGGGCTGCTCAACGGCGTACTGACCTGGATATGGCGGCTGTTCGGCAGCGACAGCCCGCCGCAGCCGGACTGGATGACCGACTCGCCGCTGGCCGCGGTCGAGGTGTCACTGATCTGGCAGTGGACGCCGTTCATGATGCTGATCCTGCTGGCCGGTCTGCAGAGCCGGGCCGGCGACGCGATCGAGGCGGCGCGGATGGACGGCGCCTCCGCCTTCGACGTCTTCCGCTACCTGACCCTGCCGCACCTGCGCCGCTACCTCGAACTGGCCGCGCTGCTGGGCACCGTGTACGTCGTCCAGAACTTCGACGCGGTGTTCACCATCACCTCCGGCGGCCTGGGCACCGCCAACCTGCCGTACACCATCTACCAGACCTTCTACCAGGCCCACGACTACGGACGGGCGTCCGCGCAGGGCGTCGTCGTGGTGCTGTGCTCACTGGTCGTGGCCACCTTCGCGCTGCGCACCGTGTCGTCCCTGCTGCGCGAGGAGGTCACCCGATGA
- a CDS encoding ABC transporter substrate-binding protein, translating to MRARSPGAGRGPRASALTAVALALSLSATGCYRGAGDAGNDDGRSINVLMVNNPQMVDLQRLTAEHFTKDTGIKVHFTVLPEDDLRDKMSQDFSSQAGQYDVASLSNYETPIYARNGWLAPLGERAAKDRAFDQGDILPPLRSSLTAADGKIYAEPFYGESSFLMYRKDLLKAAGLTMPAHPTWHQVAAAAAELDGSRKGLKGICLRGQPGWGQLAAPLTTVVNTFGGTWFTKDWRPGVDSPEFTRATRFYVDLVRKHGEAGAPQAGYTECLNDMQQGNVAMWYDATAGAGSLESGESKVAGKVGYAPAPVERTRDAGWLYTWAWGVQKASTHQDAAWRFIRWASGKGYERLVGRELGWSRVPGGKRASLYRDPEYLKSAGAFATATRDAISSARPDSPGVQPRPAPGIQFVGIPEFSDLGTKVSHEISAAIAGKQSVPEALAKSRRLAQEVSDVYANH from the coding sequence GTGAGAGCAAGATCCCCCGGAGCGGGCCGCGGCCCCCGCGCGAGCGCGCTGACCGCCGTCGCCCTGGCCCTGTCGCTGTCCGCCACCGGCTGCTACCGCGGCGCCGGCGACGCGGGCAACGACGACGGCCGGAGCATCAATGTCCTGATGGTCAACAACCCGCAGATGGTGGACCTGCAACGGCTGACCGCCGAGCACTTCACCAAGGACACCGGCATCAAGGTGCACTTCACCGTCCTGCCGGAGGACGACCTGCGCGACAAGATGAGCCAGGACTTCTCCAGCCAGGCCGGGCAGTACGACGTGGCCAGCCTCAGCAACTACGAGACGCCCATCTACGCCCGCAACGGCTGGCTCGCCCCGCTCGGTGAGCGCGCCGCCAAGGACCGCGCGTTCGACCAGGGCGACATCCTGCCGCCGCTCCGTTCCTCCCTCACGGCCGCCGACGGCAAGATCTACGCCGAGCCGTTCTACGGCGAGTCCTCGTTCCTGATGTACCGCAAGGACCTCCTCAAGGCCGCCGGGCTGACCATGCCGGCCCACCCCACCTGGCACCAGGTCGCCGCGGCGGCGGCCGAGTTGGACGGCAGCCGCAAGGGCCTGAAGGGCATCTGCCTGCGCGGCCAGCCCGGCTGGGGCCAGCTGGCCGCCCCGCTGACCACCGTCGTCAACACCTTCGGCGGCACCTGGTTCACCAAGGACTGGCGGCCCGGGGTGGACAGCCCGGAGTTCACCCGGGCCACCCGGTTCTACGTCGACCTGGTCCGCAAGCACGGCGAGGCGGGCGCTCCGCAGGCCGGCTACACCGAGTGCCTCAACGACATGCAGCAGGGCAACGTCGCCATGTGGTACGACGCGACCGCCGGCGCCGGTTCGCTGGAGAGCGGTGAGTCCAAGGTCGCCGGCAAGGTCGGCTACGCCCCCGCGCCGGTCGAGCGGACCCGCGACGCGGGCTGGCTGTACACCTGGGCGTGGGGCGTGCAGAAGGCCAGCACGCACCAGGACGCGGCGTGGCGGTTCATCCGCTGGGCGTCCGGCAAGGGCTACGAGCGGCTGGTGGGGCGCGAGCTGGGCTGGTCGAGGGTGCCCGGCGGCAAGCGGGCGTCGCTCTACCGCGACCCGGAGTACCTGAAGTCCGCGGGCGCGTTCGCCACCGCCACCAGGGACGCGATCAGCTCGGCCCGGCCCGACAGTCCCGGCGTGCAGCCGCGCCCGGCGCCCGGCATCCAGTTCGTCGGCATCCCGGAGTTCTCCGACCTGGGGACCAAGGTGTCCCACGAGATCAGCGCGGCCATCGCCGGCAAGCAGAGCGTGCCCGAGGCCCTGGCGAAGAGCCGGCGACTGGCGCAGGAGGTGTCCGATGTCTACGCAAACCACTGA
- a CDS encoding DeoR/GlpR family DNA-binding transcription regulator, with product MRAEERQHRILALARQSGRVEVADAASEFGVARETVRRDLSELERRGLIRRTHGAAYPVESAGFETTLARRETQQVAEKRRIAAAAAALVDEAETVFVDEGYTPELVAMLLPTDRPLTVITASLRTASLVSASESATVLLAGGRVRSGTQATVGSWARDMLARFVIDLAFLGANGVSREHGLTTPDPAVAEVKEQAVRSSRRRVLVGVHSKFGASSFCRFAEVSDFDTIVTDAGLSAPEAHRYSLLGPQVLRV from the coding sequence ATGAGGGCTGAGGAACGCCAGCACCGCATCCTCGCACTCGCCCGGCAGTCCGGCCGGGTCGAGGTCGCCGACGCCGCGTCCGAGTTCGGAGTGGCCCGGGAAACGGTCCGGCGGGATCTGAGCGAGCTGGAGCGCCGGGGCCTGATCCGGCGCACGCACGGCGCGGCGTATCCCGTCGAGAGCGCCGGTTTCGAGACCACGCTGGCCCGCCGGGAGACCCAGCAGGTGGCCGAGAAGCGCCGGATCGCCGCGGCGGCGGCCGCGCTGGTGGACGAGGCCGAGACGGTGTTCGTCGACGAGGGCTACACCCCGGAGCTGGTCGCGATGCTGCTGCCCACCGACCGCCCGCTGACCGTGATCACGGCGTCGCTGCGCACCGCGTCACTGGTCTCGGCGTCGGAGTCGGCGACCGTCCTGCTCGCCGGCGGGCGGGTCCGCTCCGGTACGCAGGCGACGGTGGGCTCCTGGGCCCGGGACATGCTCGCCCGGTTCGTGATCGACCTGGCGTTCCTGGGGGCGAACGGCGTCTCCCGCGAGCACGGTCTGACCACCCCCGATCCGGCGGTCGCCGAGGTGAAGGAGCAGGCCGTCCGCTCCTCGCGGCGACGGGTGCTGGTCGGGGTGCACAGCAAGTTCGGCGCCAGCAGCTTCTGCCGGTTCGCCGAGGTGAGCGACTTCGACACGATCGTCACCGACGCGGGGCTGTCCGCGCCGGAGGCCCACCGCTACTCCCTCCTGGGGCCGCAGGTGCTCCGGGTCTGA
- a CDS encoding STAS domain-containing protein: MSSEMRSLAVTAIVQAEECAVLRVSGELDLRTEQDFLAEARSVVSAGHRFLVLDLTALRFCDSRGLSCLLALEWLCRRLEGRLLLASLGVRMLRLLIGTQSLNVFSCYPTVGHALAAVPDGSRPTWPPAAEDPSV, encoded by the coding sequence ATGAGCTCGGAGATGCGGTCGTTGGCGGTCACTGCGATCGTGCAGGCGGAGGAGTGTGCGGTGCTGCGGGTCAGCGGGGAGCTGGACCTCCGCACCGAACAGGACTTTCTCGCCGAGGCCCGGTCGGTGGTGTCGGCCGGCCACCGCTTCCTCGTGCTCGATCTGACCGCCCTGCGCTTCTGCGACTCCCGCGGGCTCAGCTGCCTGCTGGCCCTGGAGTGGCTGTGCCGGCGGCTGGAGGGCCGGCTGCTGCTGGCGTCGCTCGGCGTGCGGATGCTGCGGCTGCTGATCGGCACCCAGTCCCTGAACGTCTTCTCCTGCTACCCCACCGTCGGGCATGCGCTGGCCGCCGTCCCCGACGGCAGCCGCCCGACCTGGCCGCCCGCGGCGGAGGACCCGTCCGTGTGA
- a CDS encoding sialidase family protein, with translation MTAVRPRTLAALIGAGLGLWSVLPVPAAAPRPAAHRAAGRSALFESTDLAVSGQGAHTYRIPALATLPDGTLLAAYDRRNDSAADLPGNVDVMVRRSTDKGRTWSAPRAAVDYDGGVGAGDPSLLVDRTTGRVFLFHAYAPRGVGFRSAGAGNAPDSTGVLHTDYSRSDDGGRHWHHRRLTRVLKDPSWRGIFASSGAGSQLAGGRLLQQYAFRKADGSMWAAGAYSDDHGASWHLGRPVGPRMDENKTVELADGRVLLNSRTGSVRRRLVAHSRDGGLTYSAPAVDDALIDPGNNASLLRYDPTAPARLPRAHWLLFSNTASTRARENLTVRVSCDDGVTWPLARTVTPGAAAYSTLTRLTDGTFGLLYESGPYRKLTFARFDGGWLGVRACPAGRGPARP, from the coding sequence GTGACGGCCGTCCGCCCCCGCACACTGGCCGCGCTGATCGGCGCCGGCCTCGGTCTGTGGTCCGTCCTGCCGGTGCCGGCGGCCGCGCCGCGCCCGGCGGCACACCGCGCCGCCGGGCGGTCGGCCCTGTTCGAGAGCACCGATCTGGCGGTGTCGGGGCAGGGCGCGCACACCTACCGCATCCCGGCGCTGGCGACGCTGCCGGACGGCACCCTCCTCGCGGCCTACGACCGGCGCAACGACAGCGCCGCCGATCTGCCGGGGAACGTGGACGTGATGGTGCGGCGGAGCACCGACAAGGGGCGTACCTGGAGTGCCCCGCGGGCGGCGGTGGACTACGACGGCGGGGTGGGCGCCGGCGATCCGAGCCTGCTGGTGGACCGGACGACCGGCCGGGTCTTCCTGTTCCACGCGTACGCGCCCAGGGGCGTCGGGTTCCGCAGCGCCGGGGCGGGCAACGCACCCGACAGCACCGGCGTGCTGCACACCGACTACAGCCGTTCCGACGACGGCGGCCGCCACTGGCACCACCGGCGCCTCACCCGTGTCCTCAAGGACCCTTCCTGGCGCGGCATCTTCGCCTCGTCCGGCGCCGGCAGCCAGCTGGCGGGCGGCCGGCTGCTCCAGCAGTACGCGTTCCGCAAGGCCGACGGCAGCATGTGGGCGGCCGGCGCGTACAGCGACGACCACGGGGCGAGCTGGCACCTGGGGAGGCCGGTGGGGCCGCGGATGGACGAGAACAAGACGGTCGAACTGGCCGACGGGCGCGTCCTGCTCAACAGCCGCACCGGCAGCGTCCGCAGACGGCTGGTCGCGCACTCCCGCGACGGCGGGCTGACCTACAGCGCCCCGGCGGTCGACGACGCGCTGATCGACCCGGGCAACAACGCCTCGCTGCTGCGCTACGACCCGACGGCGCCGGCCCGCCTGCCGCGCGCCCACTGGCTGCTGTTCAGCAACACGGCGAGCACCCGCGCGCGGGAGAACCTCACCGTGCGGGTGTCCTGCGACGACGGGGTGACCTGGCCGCTCGCCCGGACCGTGACGCCGGGCGCGGCGGCCTACTCGACGCTGACCCGGCTCACGGACGGCACGTTCGGGCTGCTCTACGAGTCCGGGCCCTACCGGAAGCTCACTTTCGCCCGGTTCGACGGCGGCTGGCTGGGGGTCAGGGCGTGTCCGGCGGGACGGGGGCCGGCCCGGCCATGA
- a CDS encoding LysR family transcriptional regulator has translation MELPAVQLRTLLELTRSGTMTAAAAALGYTPGAVSQHIAALERATGAELVRRTGRRVALTDAGHTLAVHAERILAAQAEAVAALERGRGELRARLRLGVFGTAAAVLLPPALRRLGARHPGVRVESREVEVDQAYAEVCAGRVELALGLDYPDAPLVRDGAVELVRLRSERFSLAVPDGRPPWDARAGCAGAAPVSLAEVADCDWILPAAGSYYGQAVRAACRRAGFEPRVAHEVTDTATSLAMVGAGLGVAPLTELMLRLRSAGIAAVPLREPVVRHVVVAVGAEARRRPSVAALIDALREDATP, from the coding sequence ATGGAACTGCCGGCCGTGCAGCTCAGGACGCTGCTGGAGCTGACCCGCAGCGGCACGATGACCGCAGCGGCCGCGGCCCTGGGCTACACACCGGGCGCGGTGTCGCAGCACATCGCGGCGCTGGAGCGGGCCACCGGCGCGGAGCTGGTGCGGCGGACCGGGCGGCGGGTGGCGCTGACCGACGCCGGGCACACCCTCGCCGTGCACGCGGAGCGGATCCTGGCGGCGCAGGCCGAGGCGGTGGCGGCACTGGAGCGCGGCCGGGGCGAGCTGCGGGCGCGGCTGCGGCTGGGGGTCTTCGGTACGGCGGCGGCCGTGCTGCTGCCGCCGGCGCTGCGGCGGCTGGGCGCCCGGCACCCGGGGGTGCGGGTGGAGAGCCGCGAGGTGGAGGTGGACCAGGCGTATGCGGAGGTGTGTGCCGGGCGGGTGGAGCTGGCGCTCGGGCTGGACTACCCCGACGCGCCGCTCGTCCGGGACGGCGCGGTGGAGTTGGTGCGGCTGCGCTCCGAGCGGTTCTCGCTGGCGGTGCCGGACGGCCGGCCGCCCTGGGACGCGCGGGCCGGGTGCGCGGGCGCGGCTCCGGTGTCGCTCGCGGAGGTCGCCGACTGCGACTGGATCCTGCCGGCGGCCGGCTCGTACTACGGGCAGGCGGTCCGTGCGGCGTGCCGGCGGGCCGGTTTCGAGCCGCGGGTGGCGCACGAGGTGACCGACACCGCGACCTCGCTGGCGATGGTCGGTGCGGGGCTGGGTGTGGCGCCGCTGACGGAGCTGATGCTGCGGCTGCGCTCGGCGGGCATCGCCGCGGTGCCGCTGCGGGAGCCGGTCGTCCGGCACGTCGTGGTGGCGGTGGGGGCCGAGGCGCGCCGGCGTCCGTCGGTGGCGGCGCTGATCGACGCGCTGCGGGAGGACGCCACGCCGTAG
- a CDS encoding NAD(P)/FAD-dependent oxidoreductase — translation MTPTTAPAEAPAPLPEQADVVIIGGGVIGASIAFHLAEAGVARVLLLERDHPASGSSGKPLGGVRAQFSDPLNIRLGLRSLDAWRDFARRPGADVGLTPVGYLFLLGDDRELATFTEGVHTQNAHGVPSRLLTPRAAHDLCPYLDPAGIVAAAWSPTDGYALPGAAVTGYLRAARRLGATVRSHCPVTALDTADGALRAVRTPHGTVRTDTVICCAGAWSGAIGAMAGVDLPVTPLRRQIAFTGPLHPAPPRIPFTLDFDSTLYFHDDGAGGLLMGFSDPRQQPGFGRDFTREWLDPFRAAAARRAPELARLPVVGGWAGLYEMTPDRNALIGEAARPGRFLYATGFSGHGFLQAPAVGELVRDLYLGREPFLDIGPLAATRFDGEAHAARPEAHII, via the coding sequence ATGACTCCCACCACGGCCCCGGCCGAAGCCCCGGCCCCCCTCCCCGAGCAGGCCGACGTCGTGATCATCGGCGGCGGCGTCATCGGGGCGAGCATCGCGTTCCACCTCGCCGAGGCGGGCGTCGCCCGCGTCCTCCTGCTGGAGCGCGACCACCCCGCGTCCGGCTCGTCCGGCAAACCCCTCGGCGGCGTCCGCGCCCAGTTCTCCGACCCGCTCAACATCCGGCTCGGCCTGCGCAGCCTGGACGCCTGGCGGGACTTCGCCCGGCGGCCCGGCGCCGACGTCGGCCTCACACCGGTCGGTTACCTCTTCCTCCTCGGCGACGACCGCGAACTGGCCACCTTCACCGAGGGGGTCCACACCCAGAACGCCCACGGCGTGCCCAGCCGCCTGCTCACCCCGCGCGCCGCCCACGACCTGTGCCCCTACCTCGACCCGGCCGGCATCGTCGCCGCCGCCTGGTCACCCACCGACGGCTACGCGCTGCCCGGCGCCGCGGTCACCGGCTACCTGCGCGCCGCCCGCCGGCTCGGCGCGACCGTCCGCAGCCACTGCCCGGTCACCGCCCTCGACACCGCCGACGGCGCGCTGCGGGCGGTCCGCACCCCGCACGGCACCGTCCGCACCGACACTGTCATCTGCTGCGCCGGCGCCTGGTCCGGCGCCATCGGCGCGATGGCCGGCGTCGACCTGCCCGTCACCCCGCTGCGCCGGCAGATCGCCTTCACCGGCCCGCTGCACCCGGCCCCGCCCCGCATCCCCTTCACCCTCGACTTCGACTCCACCCTCTACTTCCACGACGACGGCGCCGGCGGACTGCTGATGGGCTTCTCCGACCCCCGCCAACAGCCGGGATTCGGCAGGGACTTCACCCGCGAATGGCTGGACCCGTTCCGCGCCGCCGCGGCCCGCCGGGCGCCGGAGCTGGCCCGCCTCCCGGTCGTCGGCGGCTGGGCCGGCCTCTACGAGATGACCCCCGACCGCAACGCGCTCATCGGCGAGGCCGCCCGCCCCGGCCGGTTCCTGTACGCCACCGGCTTCTCCGGCCACGGCTTCCTGCAGGCCCCCGCCGTGGGAGAGCTGGTCCGCGACCTCTACCTCGGCCGCGAACCGTTCCTCGACATCGGTCCGCTCGCCGCCACCCGGTTCGACGGCGAGGCGCACGCGGCCCGCCCCGAGGCCCACATCATCTGA
- the hglS gene encoding 2-oxoadipate dioxygenase/decarboxylase, with product MVPTWQLRAAFAQRLSAMYGTEVPAYTTLLEVAGQVNDEVAARDPDAARFGSIDRVTAERHGAIRVGTPEELRQAAQIFAALGMHPVGFYDLRDGEGAVPVVSTAFRPTDPEELDRNPFRVFTSLLTTGDRRFFDPDLESRLDAFLARRQLFPPELLRLAARAEADAGLPAEQAERFLTQAVAAFELSAEPVDRAWYAELERVSAVAADIGGVAATHINHLTPRVLDIDALYRRMGERGITMIDRIQGPPRWDGPDVLLRQTSFRALAEPRAFREPDGGVTPGSLRVRFGEVEARGIALTRAGRARYDHLMAETDRRTALRPDVDRQETARSLWQRGFPGTEHQLAVSHQAFFTYRPVAGRPRDGRCPPADLTGLLTHGWLTAHPVVYEDFLPRSAAGIFRSNLTGEGTRDAELAGTPFDAHRLAEALGRPVHDPFTLYARQQDRSLRQALFTLQAGAALRALDHGELIDTEPAETEPTGTAPGTTTADRP from the coding sequence ATGGTCCCCACCTGGCAACTGCGCGCCGCGTTCGCCCAGCGGCTGTCCGCCATGTACGGCACCGAAGTCCCCGCGTACACCACGCTGCTGGAGGTCGCCGGACAGGTCAACGACGAGGTCGCCGCCCGCGACCCGGACGCCGCCCGGTTCGGCAGCATCGACCGGGTCACCGCCGAACGCCACGGCGCCATCCGCGTCGGCACCCCCGAGGAACTGCGCCAGGCCGCCCAGATCTTCGCCGCGCTCGGCATGCACCCGGTGGGCTTCTACGACCTGCGCGACGGCGAGGGCGCGGTACCCGTCGTCTCCACCGCCTTCCGGCCGACCGACCCCGAGGAACTGGACCGCAACCCCTTCCGGGTCTTCACCTCGCTGCTGACCACCGGCGACCGCCGCTTCTTCGACCCGGACCTGGAATCCCGGCTCGACGCCTTCCTCGCCCGCCGGCAGCTCTTCCCGCCCGAACTCCTCCGCCTCGCCGCACGCGCCGAGGCGGACGCCGGACTCCCCGCCGAGCAGGCCGAACGCTTCCTGACCCAGGCGGTCGCCGCGTTCGAACTCTCCGCGGAGCCCGTCGACCGCGCCTGGTACGCGGAACTGGAACGGGTCTCCGCCGTCGCCGCCGACATCGGGGGAGTCGCGGCCACCCACATCAACCACCTCACCCCGCGGGTCCTGGACATCGACGCCCTCTACCGCCGCATGGGCGAGCGCGGCATCACCATGATCGACCGGATCCAGGGGCCACCGCGCTGGGACGGCCCCGACGTCCTGCTGCGCCAGACCTCCTTCCGCGCGCTGGCCGAGCCCCGCGCCTTCCGCGAACCCGACGGCGGCGTCACCCCCGGCTCGCTGCGGGTCCGCTTCGGCGAGGTCGAGGCGCGCGGCATCGCCCTGACCCGCGCGGGCCGGGCACGCTACGACCACCTCATGGCCGAGACGGACCGCCGGACCGCGCTGCGCCCGGACGTCGACCGGCAGGAGACGGCCCGCAGCCTGTGGCAACGGGGCTTCCCCGGCACCGAACACCAACTCGCGGTCAGCCACCAGGCGTTCTTCACCTACCGACCGGTGGCCGGGCGGCCCCGGGACGGCCGGTGCCCGCCCGCCGACCTGACGGGGCTGCTCACCCATGGATGGCTCACCGCGCACCCCGTCGTCTACGAGGACTTCCTGCCCCGCTCCGCCGCCGGCATCTTCCGCTCCAACCTGACCGGCGAGGGCACCCGCGACGCCGAACTGGCAGGCACCCCGTTCGACGCGCACCGCCTCGCCGAGGCCCTCGGCCGCCCGGTGCACGACCCGTTCACGCTGTACGCCCGGCAGCAGGACCGCTCGCTGCGGCAGGCGCTGTTCACCCTCCAGGCGGGCGCGGCGCTCCGCGCCCTGGACCACGGCGAACTGATCGACACCGAACCGGCCGAAACCGAACCGACCGGTACCGCACCCGGCACCACCACCGCGGACCGCCCGTGA